The genomic region CGGAATCCAGGGGGTGGATACGCGCTTCCTGGTGCGCAAAATCCGCACCAGCGGGGTCATGCCCGCGATGATTGCGGTCAGCGAATCCCATCTCAACATGAAGGAGCTTCTCGAGAACCTGAAATTCGATTACGAAAGCATAGACTTCATAAAGAACATCACGGTGAAAAAGCCCGAATTTTACGGCGACAAGAAAGCGAAGAGGAAAGTGGTGCTTATAGATTACGGAGCTAAGATGAACATGGTTAATGAGCTGGTGAAGCGCGGCCTCCAGGTGATTGTGGTCCCGGCTTACGAAGAAGAGAAAACGATACGCTCCTTCGAGCCCGATGGAATAATCCTGTCCAACGGCCCCGGCAACCCGGCAATACTGGAGCACGCGCACAAAGCGATACGCGGGCTGAAGGATTACCCGATTTTCGGAATCTGCCTGGGCAACCAGCTCATTGCGCACGCGTTCGGAGGGGACACTTACAAATTGAAATTCGGCCATCGCGGAGTGAACCACCCCGTGATAAACTTGAAAGACGGGAAAGTGAGAATCACCACTCAAAATCACGGATTCGCAGTCGGAAAAATACCCAGAGATTTCGAGATGACCGAGAAGAACGGGAACGACGGGAGCGTGGAGGGGCTTGAACATAAAGACGGGCACATATTCACGGTGCAGTACCATCCGGAAGCCACTCCGGGACCGCATGATTCAAAATTCCTTTTCGACAAATTCGTGAAGATGCTTGGGTGATTGATTGGGAAGTATATTAATCCATAACCGTCCGGTACTGTGCCGGTATAAAGAATGCAAAAGAAGAGAGGATATACCTCTTGCATACATGGGACATCCCAAGGGCGGTGCTGTTTTCTTTTTCAGATGCATAGACCCAATTAAAGAATGTGCATCTCAACTCAGCGGAATGGATGC from Candidatus Micrarchaeia archaeon harbors:
- the carA gene encoding glutamine-hydrolyzing carbamoyl-phosphate synthase small subunit — translated: MQEKKAALILNDGTAVYGSGFGFPSVRTGELVFNTSMQGYQESLTDPSYAGQILLATYPLIGNYGISAYSFESKKVHAEGYVVRELCAEGEHRDSVKSLDSFLREHERPGIQGVDTRFLVRKIRTSGVMPAMIAVSESHLNMKELLENLKFDYESIDFIKNITVKKPEFYGDKKAKRKVVLIDYGAKMNMVNELVKRGLQVIVVPAYEEEKTIRSFEPDGIILSNGPGNPAILEHAHKAIRGLKDYPIFGICLGNQLIAHAFGGDTYKLKFGHRGVNHPVINLKDGKVRITTQNHGFAVGKIPRDFEMTEKNGNDGSVEGLEHKDGHIFTVQYHPEATPGPHDSKFLFDKFVKMLG